In one Zobellia galactanivorans genomic region, the following are encoded:
- a CDS encoding sialate O-acetylesterase → MTKSSTNPFFTSLLLLLFLSLTRVAAQEPVKVFILAGQSNMQGHGEMEKGEKGNLKWVVANDKNGEFQHLKSKDGKWSERDDVFIYTWDKFDAIKTGRLSTGYGAFKHTIGPELEFGNVMGDHFKNKVLLIKTAWGGKSLAVDFCPPSAAGEQGYNRVPSQPKDTGYYYVQMMSTVYKVLRNLDQYVPGYKGEGYEVSGFGWHQGWNDRANKKANAAYESNLKHLIKDVRNDLGSPELPFVIATTGMKGWEDKNPLGLSLMNAQLAMADYPEFKENVAVVETRDFWRDIEDSPSKQIYHWCRNAESYLLVGKSMANAMLDLLDSNKKFKPVVKHVATYNSDYLTPTPPMGWNSWNAFEKDIDEKKIMNMADIMVTSGMRDAGYEYLVIDDAWMAAERNEAGQLVADPVKFPGGMKAIGDYIHSKGLKYGIYECRGDLTCQNLPGSFEHEQTDMDSFASWGVDYIKLDACFAIKNGRLSSEDLDVYHQAIVHTRRPMVLSISDFGSGAWAWGGKNYGQLWRTSGDIYPTIRSVYNCANTSGGDGSIHPAFQGLWQFAGPDSWNDPDMLQVGNLKTTLEDKVHFSLWSILAAPIMAGNDLSKMTEETKKILLAAEVIAINQDARAHQGYKVFDKDSVEIYNKPLSDGTTAVLMLNKGSKKTDITVQFNTIGLQGKQKVRDVWLKNDLGEFDNSFTANGLGKHEHVLLKIGSKGATPVKGPAPIPEEAYTVTQAGITYLSDIYYMLKKGNAPVMDANFNGKPIKIKGRKYKKGLGAKSKSSTMYRLNGKAARFKAIVSLDKSSPKDATGQFKVMVEERFGGRVLFDSKKMKRGDKIEIDIDVKGLDFILLEFTGKKVFGNWGDAHVIAP, encoded by the coding sequence ATGACCAAATCAAGTACAAATCCTTTTTTTACATCGCTTTTACTACTGTTATTTCTTTCCCTAACACGGGTCGCGGCCCAAGAACCGGTAAAGGTCTTTATTCTTGCAGGACAATCGAATATGCAAGGCCATGGTGAAATGGAAAAAGGAGAGAAAGGCAATCTCAAATGGGTGGTCGCCAATGATAAAAATGGCGAATTCCAACATCTAAAGAGCAAAGACGGAAAGTGGAGTGAAAGAGACGATGTCTTCATTTACACTTGGGATAAATTCGACGCTATAAAGACCGGGAGGTTGAGTACCGGCTACGGTGCCTTCAAGCACACCATAGGGCCAGAACTAGAGTTCGGCAATGTTATGGGCGACCACTTTAAGAACAAGGTACTCCTCATAAAAACAGCCTGGGGCGGTAAAAGCCTGGCAGTTGACTTCTGCCCACCGAGTGCGGCCGGGGAACAAGGCTATAACCGTGTCCCCTCACAGCCTAAAGATACCGGGTATTACTATGTACAAATGATGTCTACGGTTTATAAGGTACTGAGAAACCTAGACCAATATGTACCCGGGTATAAAGGCGAAGGCTATGAGGTTTCAGGTTTTGGATGGCACCAAGGTTGGAATGACCGAGCCAATAAAAAGGCAAATGCAGCCTATGAATCTAACTTAAAACACCTTATAAAAGATGTCAGAAACGACCTTGGGAGTCCCGAACTCCCTTTTGTAATCGCCACTACCGGCATGAAGGGATGGGAAGACAAAAACCCCTTGGGACTATCTTTAATGAACGCGCAGTTGGCCATGGCCGATTATCCCGAATTCAAAGAAAATGTCGCCGTTGTTGAAACTAGGGATTTTTGGCGTGATATTGAAGATTCGCCTTCCAAGCAAATCTACCATTGGTGCAGAAATGCAGAATCTTACTTGCTCGTAGGCAAATCTATGGCCAACGCCATGCTAGACCTGCTTGATAGCAATAAAAAATTTAAGCCAGTGGTAAAACATGTAGCCACGTACAACAGCGATTATCTAACCCCTACCCCCCCTATGGGCTGGAATAGTTGGAATGCCTTTGAAAAAGATATCGACGAAAAGAAAATCATGAACATGGCCGATATTATGGTCACTTCCGGTATGAGGGACGCCGGTTATGAATATTTAGTTATTGATGATGCATGGATGGCCGCCGAAAGAAATGAGGCAGGTCAACTGGTAGCAGATCCCGTAAAGTTTCCCGGCGGTATGAAAGCCATAGGCGATTACATTCATAGCAAAGGACTTAAATATGGTATTTACGAATGCAGGGGCGACCTCACCTGTCAAAATTTACCCGGTAGTTTTGAGCACGAACAGACGGATATGGATTCGTTTGCTTCTTGGGGCGTCGACTACATTAAACTAGACGCTTGTTTTGCCATAAAAAACGGTCGCTTGTCCAGTGAGGATTTAGACGTCTATCATCAAGCCATTGTACATACCCGCAGACCCATGGTATTAAGCATTTCGGATTTTGGAAGTGGCGCATGGGCATGGGGCGGTAAAAACTATGGCCAGCTTTGGCGTACCTCCGGTGATATTTACCCTACTATACGTTCCGTCTATAATTGTGCCAACACTTCTGGAGGCGATGGCTCCATCCATCCTGCCTTCCAAGGTTTATGGCAATTCGCCGGACCCGATAGCTGGAACGATCCCGATATGCTCCAGGTCGGCAACCTTAAGACCACCTTGGAAGACAAGGTCCATTTTAGCCTTTGGAGTATACTGGCCGCCCCTATTATGGCCGGAAACGATCTGAGCAAAATGACTGAAGAAACCAAGAAAATACTTTTAGCTGCGGAGGTCATCGCCATCAATCAAGATGCTAGGGCCCACCAAGGCTACAAAGTATTTGACAAGGATAGTGTAGAGATTTACAACAAACCGCTTTCCGATGGTACTACCGCCGTCTTAATGCTCAATAAGGGAAGTAAAAAAACCGATATAACCGTGCAGTTCAATACTATCGGACTCCAAGGAAAGCAAAAGGTAAGAGATGTATGGCTTAAGAACGACCTTGGCGAATTCGATAATTCCTTTACGGCAAACGGTCTAGGCAAACACGAACATGTGCTACTAAAAATCGGAAGCAAGGGCGCTACGCCGGTCAAAGGGCCCGCCCCAATTCCTGAAGAGGCATATACAGTCACCCAAGCGGGTATTACCTACCTAAGCGATATCTATTATATGTTGAAGAAAGGCAATGCCCCGGTAATGGACGCCAATTTCAATGGAAAACCCATTAAGATCAAAGGTCGAAAATACAAGAAAGGGCTTGGGGCCAAAAGCAAGTCCTCTACCATGTACCGACTTAACGGAAAGGCCGCAAGGTTCAAGGCCATTGTTTCCTTGGATAAAAGTTCCCCCAAAGATGCTACGGGCCAGTTTAAGGTCATGGTCGAAGAACGATTTGGAGGCCGGGTGCTATTCGATAGTAAGAAAATGAAAAGAGGTGATAAGATAGAAATCGATATCGATGTAAAAGGTCTCGATTTTATCTTGTTGGAGTTCACCGGAAAAAAGGTTTTTGGAAACTGGGGAGATGCACACGTAATAGCTCCTTAA